Proteins encoded together in one Pseudomonas sp. TCU-HL1 window:
- a CDS encoding enoyl-CoA hydratase family protein translates to MSNPFHVTQDNGIAEMVFDHPPVNAFDSKGWAAIAAELERLGALDEVRVILIRAEGRGFCAGVDIKELAADGNLIVAVNRGNYDSFKAVHRNPKPVIIAVHGFVLGGGIGLCGAADILVASDCARFGVPEVDRGAMGGGAHLQRLFPVQKVRHMYFTGEMIDAAEAYRLGAVERVVPRAELREAALEIACKIAAKSPAMIALAKEALTGIEDGNLEDKYRWEQGFTLQAYRSLDSQEARDAFVDKRTATFKG, encoded by the coding sequence ATGAGCAATCCATTTCATGTAACGCAGGACAATGGCATCGCCGAGATGGTCTTCGACCATCCGCCGGTGAACGCCTTCGACAGCAAGGGCTGGGCCGCGATCGCTGCCGAGCTGGAACGCCTGGGCGCATTGGACGAGGTGCGCGTCATCCTCATCCGTGCCGAGGGCCGGGGCTTCTGCGCCGGTGTCGACATCAAGGAACTGGCGGCCGACGGCAACCTGATCGTCGCCGTCAACAGGGGCAACTACGACAGCTTCAAGGCCGTCCACCGCAATCCCAAGCCGGTGATCATCGCCGTGCACGGCTTCGTCCTCGGCGGTGGCATCGGCCTGTGTGGCGCAGCAGACATCCTGGTCGCCTCCGACTGCGCGCGCTTCGGCGTGCCCGAGGTGGACCGTGGCGCCATGGGCGGCGGCGCCCACCTGCAGCGCCTGTTCCCGGTGCAGAAGGTGCGCCACATGTACTTCACCGGCGAGATGATCGACGCCGCCGAGGCCTACCGCCTGGGCGCCGTGGAGCGCGTGGTACCCCGCGCCGAACTGCGCGAGGCGGCCCTGGAGATCGCCTGCAAGATCGCCGCCAAGAGCCCGGCCATGATCGCTCTGGCCAAGGAGGCGCTGACCGGCATCGAGGACGGCAACCTCGAAGACAAATACCGCTGGGAGCAGGGCTTCACCCTACAGGCCTACCGTTCGCTGGATTCCCAGGAAGCCCGCGACGCCTTCGTCGACAAGCGCACCGCCACCTTCAAGGGCTGA
- a CDS encoding acyl-CoA dehydrogenase family protein, producing MELTYTSEQRAFREEVRAWLAANVPAEPLRSFDCAEGFRQHRAWEAKLNEGRWGMVTWPKALGGRGCDLIEWLIFEEEYYRAGAPARVNQNGIFLLGPTLMEFGTAAQQERFLPKMATGEEIWAQGWSEPNAGSDMAAIRCRAERRGDVYVINGQKTWSTRAVWADWLFGLFRSDPQSSRHHGLTFILLPLNSPGITVRPIPQLNGLPGFAEIFFDDVEVPVDNVLGEEGMGWHVAMSTAGFERGLMLRSPARFQETARRLVQLYLGNREQADLDPAIGEAVMRAWMDAEAYTLNTYMTASQLVKGGKIGPESSTNKIFWSELDQRMHETALSILGLRGELLPEAPDAGDVGHWLDGFLFAQAGPIYAGTNEIQRNIIAERMLGMPRA from the coding sequence ATGGAACTGACCTACACATCCGAACAGCGGGCCTTCCGTGAGGAGGTCCGCGCCTGGCTGGCGGCCAACGTGCCGGCCGAACCGCTGCGCTCCTTCGACTGCGCGGAAGGCTTCCGCCAGCACCGAGCCTGGGAAGCGAAGCTCAACGAAGGCCGCTGGGGCATGGTGACCTGGCCGAAGGCGCTGGGCGGCCGCGGCTGCGACCTCATCGAGTGGCTGATCTTCGAAGAGGAGTACTACCGCGCCGGCGCCCCGGCACGGGTGAACCAGAACGGCATCTTCCTGCTCGGCCCGACCCTGATGGAGTTCGGTACCGCCGCGCAGCAGGAACGCTTCCTGCCGAAGATGGCCACGGGCGAAGAAATCTGGGCCCAGGGCTGGTCCGAGCCGAATGCCGGCTCGGACATGGCCGCCATCCGCTGCCGTGCCGAGCGCCGGGGCGATGTCTATGTGATCAACGGCCAGAAAACCTGGTCCACCCGCGCCGTCTGGGCCGACTGGTTGTTCGGCCTGTTCCGCAGCGACCCGCAGTCGAGCCGCCACCACGGCCTGACCTTCATTCTCCTGCCGCTGAACAGCCCCGGCATCACCGTGCGGCCCATCCCCCAGCTCAACGGCCTGCCGGGCTTCGCCGAAATCTTCTTCGACGACGTGGAAGTACCGGTGGACAACGTGCTGGGCGAGGAGGGCATGGGTTGGCATGTGGCGATGTCCACCGCCGGCTTCGAACGCGGCCTGATGCTGCGCTCGCCCGCCCGTTTCCAGGAAACCGCGCGGCGTCTGGTGCAGCTCTACCTGGGCAACCGTGAACAGGCGGACCTGGACCCGGCCATCGGTGAAGCGGTGATGCGCGCCTGGATGGACGCCGAGGCCTACACCCTGAACACCTACATGACCGCCTCGCAGTTGGTGAAGGGCGGCAAGATCGGTCCGGAATCCTCCACCAACAAGATCTTCTGGTCCGAGCTGGACCAGCGCATGCACGAGACGGCGCTGTCCATCCTCGGCCTGCGTGGCGAGCTGCTGCCGGAAGCGCCGGATGCCGGCGACGTCGGCCACTGGCTGGACGGCTTCCTGTTCGCCCAGGCCGGGCCCATCTACGCCGGCACCAACGAGATTCAACGCAACATCATCGCCGAGCGCATGCTCGGCATGCCGCGAGCCTGA
- a CDS encoding acyl-CoA dehydrogenase family protein, with protein MDFTFSDDQLLFQDNVRAFLTNEVTPERIRELWQSENGRSDELWGQLTELGLTAITVPDGFGGLDMNELDFILLAQECGYAGLPEPLVDTMLIGVPLLAALPNQLDLQGEWLTRIAEGKARLAVGEPGNPLVADAHVAELLLLPHGDEVHALRREEVNLTRNESVDPSRQLFRVDWTPSAQTRVAEGEQGRALWAAAKNRGALGTAAQLLGLAKRMVDLAVDYSFERKQFGKPVGSFQAVKHLMANVAVQIEFAKGPFYRAAHAVAHGLPGQDVQVSHARLACTEAALLAAKNAIQTHGAMGYTWEVDLQLFMKRAWALDKVWGDRGWHKARIREALFSSAVQPGAGNTF; from the coding sequence ATGGACTTCACCTTCAGCGACGACCAACTGCTGTTCCAGGACAACGTACGCGCGTTCCTTACCAACGAAGTGACCCCGGAGCGTATCCGCGAGCTCTGGCAATCCGAGAATGGTCGCAGCGACGAACTCTGGGGCCAGCTCACCGAACTGGGCCTGACCGCGATCACCGTGCCGGACGGCTTCGGCGGCCTGGACATGAACGAACTGGACTTCATCCTGCTGGCCCAGGAATGCGGCTACGCCGGCCTGCCCGAACCCCTGGTGGACACCATGCTGATCGGCGTGCCGCTGCTCGCCGCGTTGCCGAACCAGCTGGACCTGCAAGGCGAATGGCTGACCCGCATCGCCGAAGGCAAGGCCCGTCTTGCCGTGGGCGAGCCGGGTAACCCGCTGGTGGCTGACGCCCATGTGGCGGAGCTGCTCCTGCTGCCCCATGGCGATGAGGTGCATGCCCTGCGCCGCGAAGAGGTGAACCTGACGCGCAATGAATCGGTGGACCCGAGCCGCCAACTGTTCCGCGTCGACTGGACGCCGAGCGCGCAGACGCGCGTGGCTGAAGGCGAGCAGGGCCGGGCGCTGTGGGCCGCCGCGAAGAACCGTGGCGCGCTCGGCACGGCTGCGCAGCTGCTGGGCTTGGCCAAGCGCATGGTGGACCTGGCCGTGGACTACAGCTTCGAGCGTAAGCAGTTCGGCAAGCCGGTGGGCTCCTTCCAGGCGGTGAAGCACCTGATGGCCAACGTCGCGGTGCAGATCGAGTTCGCCAAGGGCCCGTTCTACCGCGCCGCCCATGCCGTCGCCCACGGCCTGCCGGGGCAGGACGTGCAGGTGTCCCACGCCCGCCTTGCCTGCACCGAGGCCGCGCTGCTGGCGGCGAAGAACGCCATCCAGACCCACGGCGCCATGGGATACACCTGGGAAGTGGACCTGCAGCTCTTCATGAAACGCGCCTGGGCCCTGGACAAGGTCTGGGGCGACCGCGGCTGGCACAAGGCACGGATTCGTGAGGCGTTGTTCTCGAGTGCCGTTCAGCCGGGGGCCGGGAATACCTTCTAG
- a CDS encoding acetyl-CoA C-acetyltransferase, which produces MPEAYIVDALRTPTGRRKGGLSRIHAADLGAHVLRELVARNPIPDADYDDVIFGCVDTIGPLAGDIARTCWLAAGLDQAVPGTTIDRQCGSSQQAVHFAAQAVMSGTQDVVIAGGVQTMTQIPISSAMTAAEPLGFTDPFSGSEGWVKRYGKVPPTQFRSAQMIAEKWDLSREALEAYALESHRRALRAIEQGRFAREIVPLAGVEHDETPRHTSLDKMAELETLFGCDRVTAAVSSQTCDGASALLVVSEAALKRYNLTPRARIHHISVRADDPVWMLTAPIPATEYALKRAGMKLDDIDRVEINEAFASVAMAWLKETGYPHERTNVNGGAIALGHPLGATGTRLMCTLLHELERSGGRFGMQTMCEGGGQANVTIIERL; this is translated from the coding sequence ATGCCCGAAGCCTACATAGTCGACGCCCTGCGCACGCCCACCGGCCGGCGCAAGGGTGGCCTGAGCCGAATCCACGCCGCTGACCTGGGCGCCCACGTGTTGCGCGAACTGGTCGCCCGCAATCCCATTCCCGACGCCGATTACGACGACGTGATCTTCGGCTGCGTCGACACCATCGGCCCGCTGGCCGGCGACATCGCCCGTACCTGCTGGCTGGCCGCCGGCCTCGACCAGGCCGTGCCCGGCACCACTATCGACCGCCAGTGCGGCTCATCCCAGCAGGCGGTGCACTTCGCCGCCCAGGCCGTGATGAGTGGCACCCAGGACGTGGTGATTGCCGGCGGCGTGCAGACCATGACGCAGATTCCGATTTCCTCGGCCATGACCGCCGCCGAGCCGCTGGGTTTCACCGATCCCTTCTCTGGCTCCGAGGGCTGGGTGAAGCGCTACGGCAAAGTGCCGCCGACCCAGTTCCGTTCCGCACAAATGATCGCGGAGAAGTGGGACCTGTCCCGTGAGGCGCTGGAAGCCTATGCCCTGGAATCCCACCGCCGCGCCCTGCGCGCTATCGAGCAGGGCCGCTTCGCCCGCGAGATCGTGCCGCTGGCCGGCGTCGAGCATGACGAAACCCCGCGCCACACCAGCCTGGACAAGATGGCCGAGCTGGAAACCCTGTTCGGTTGCGACCGCGTCACGGCTGCTGTGTCCAGCCAGACCTGCGACGGCGCCAGCGCGCTGCTGGTGGTCTCCGAGGCGGCGCTCAAACGCTACAACCTCACACCCCGCGCGCGCATTCACCACATCAGCGTGCGCGCTGACGACCCGGTATGGATGCTCACCGCGCCCATCCCCGCCACCGAGTACGCGTTGAAACGCGCCGGGATGAAGCTGGACGACATCGACCGGGTGGAGATCAACGAAGCCTTCGCCTCCGTCGCCATGGCCTGGCTGAAGGAAACCGGCTACCCCCATGAACGCACCAACGTCAACGGCGGCGCCATCGCCCTCGGCCACCCCCTGGGCGCCACCGGCACCCGCCTGATGTGCACGCTGCTGCACGAGCTGGAACGCAGCGGCGGCCGCTTCGGGATGCAGACAATGTGCGAAGGCGGCGGGCAGGCGAACGTGACCATTATCGAAAGGCTCTGA
- a CDS encoding SDR family oxidoreductase — protein sequence MPICKDRSVIITGAGGGLGRAYALAFAAEGAKVLVNDINLPAAEAVVAQIRAAGGQAIANNGDITNYAAAGEIVRQAIEAFGDLHVLVNNAGICRDRMFASLTEADWDAVMAVHLKGHFCLASHAVKHWREQAKGGVAVKARIINTSSGAGLQGSIGQSNYAAAKGGIAALTLVQAAELARYGITANALAPAARTGMTEDVFAEVMKKPEDGFDHFAPENVAPLVVWLGSEDSQAITGRMFEVEGGKLSIADGWRRGPEHDKGARYQPEEVGEVVERLLAEAVPAQKVYGS from the coding sequence ATGCCAATTTGCAAAGACCGCTCCGTCATCATCACCGGCGCCGGCGGCGGGCTGGGTCGGGCCTATGCCCTGGCCTTCGCAGCCGAAGGTGCCAAGGTGCTGGTCAACGACATCAACCTGCCGGCCGCCGAAGCTGTGGTCGCACAAATCCGCGCCGCAGGCGGCCAGGCCATCGCCAACAATGGCGACATCACTAACTACGCTGCTGCCGGCGAAATCGTGCGCCAGGCCATCGAGGCCTTCGGCGACCTGCACGTGCTGGTGAACAACGCCGGCATCTGCCGTGACCGCATGTTCGCCAGCCTCACCGAAGCCGACTGGGACGCGGTGATGGCCGTGCACTTGAAGGGCCATTTCTGCCTGGCCAGCCATGCGGTGAAGCACTGGCGCGAACAGGCCAAGGGCGGTGTTGCCGTCAAGGCGCGGATCATCAACACCAGCTCCGGCGCCGGTTTGCAGGGCTCCATCGGCCAGTCCAACTACGCCGCTGCCAAGGGTGGCATCGCCGCGCTGACGCTGGTGCAGGCCGCCGAACTGGCGCGCTACGGCATCACCGCCAACGCACTGGCCCCGGCCGCACGCACCGGCATGACCGAAGACGTGTTCGCCGAGGTGATGAAGAAGCCGGAAGACGGATTCGATCACTTCGCCCCGGAGAACGTCGCCCCATTGGTGGTGTGGCTGGGCTCCGAGGACTCGCAAGCCATCACTGGCCGCATGTTCGAGGTGGAAGGAGGCAAGCTCTCCATCGCCGATGGCTGGCGCCGTGGCCCCGAGCACGACAAGGGCGCGCGCTACCAGCCGGAGGAAGTGGGCGAGGTGGTGGAACGCCTGCTGGCCGAAGCGGTGCCGGCGCAGAAGGTCTACGGCAGCTAA
- a CDS encoding type II toxin-antitoxin system HipA family toxin, translating to MPSAYIYMECPITGATVTLGRLTLEGGVGTFLYAPEAVEGKYWVPDPIRFPLSSRPITVLKNGGVPGFIDDAMPDGWGERLLRRTRMGALDPIQLLLLSPNEDRAGNIMAGEQRTPRPGVGEKPMKMLDAKGLDQFIDVCAAIYDSQLTHEQLEALKIRDQRSAVGGARPKRTYRFDHRLILAKPRDKFDHYDLPAFEYACMTFAAHKGMNVARTALHRSERGNTLLVERFDRKWSADQKKFHRIPMMSGLTLLDADWRVQTNKGWIYAALADELYRRGAPDADRQELYRRMAYNALVGNSDDHPRNHAVIWQDGVWRLSPMYDVLPVLGEGPAQGLAMDVGMKGPLLSRANLLSHHQHFALSQEEAADILDEVAAWEPELKDHYAQHLAGAELDAAVDATSGKKLLT from the coding sequence ATGCCCAGTGCCTACATCTACATGGAGTGCCCGATCACGGGCGCGACAGTGACCTTAGGCAGGCTTACCTTGGAGGGTGGCGTCGGCACATTCCTCTATGCGCCGGAGGCAGTTGAGGGCAAGTACTGGGTGCCGGACCCGATTCGGTTCCCGCTGTCCAGTCGCCCGATTACCGTGCTCAAGAATGGCGGTGTGCCCGGATTCATCGACGATGCGATGCCTGACGGTTGGGGGGAGCGGTTGTTACGGCGCACCCGGATGGGCGCGCTCGATCCGATTCAACTCCTGCTGTTGTCACCGAACGAGGATCGTGCAGGAAACATCATGGCCGGCGAGCAGCGTACGCCCAGGCCGGGTGTAGGCGAGAAGCCCATGAAAATGCTCGACGCCAAGGGGCTCGACCAATTCATAGACGTCTGCGCGGCGATCTATGACAGCCAGCTGACCCATGAACAGCTGGAGGCGTTGAAAATACGGGATCAGCGCTCGGCAGTCGGTGGCGCCAGGCCGAAGCGCACATACCGTTTCGACCATAGGCTGATTTTGGCCAAGCCGCGCGATAAGTTCGATCACTACGACCTGCCGGCATTCGAGTACGCCTGCATGACGTTTGCGGCTCACAAGGGAATGAACGTTGCCCGTACAGCCTTACATCGCAGCGAGAGAGGCAACACGCTCCTGGTCGAGCGATTTGACCGGAAGTGGTCTGCGGATCAGAAGAAATTTCACCGTATCCCAATGATGAGCGGTTTGACCCTGCTTGATGCCGACTGGCGTGTGCAAACCAATAAGGGATGGATTTATGCCGCGCTGGCCGATGAGCTGTACCGCAGAGGTGCGCCAGATGCTGATCGGCAAGAGCTCTATCGGCGAATGGCGTACAACGCCCTGGTGGGTAACAGTGATGATCATCCCCGCAACCACGCGGTGATCTGGCAGGACGGAGTTTGGCGGCTCTCGCCCATGTACGACGTACTTCCAGTGTTGGGAGAGGGCCCAGCGCAGGGGCTTGCGATGGATGTTGGAATGAAAGGGCCCCTGTTGAGCCGAGCCAACCTGTTGAGTCACCACCAGCACTTTGCGCTGTCCCAGGAGGAGGCGGCGGATATTCTGGATGAGGTCGCAGCCTGGGAACCGGAATTGAAAGACCACTATGCGCAGCACTTGGCTGGAGCCGAGCTGGATGCCGCAGTGGACGCAACCAGCGGAAAGAAGCTGCTGACCTAA
- a CDS encoding helix-turn-helix domain-containing protein, whose protein sequence is MKDYFPVQSASLLYRVALLVKEARLRMGIRQADLAEQAGISLRAIRHIEAGKAEGVSLRDFMLALFTVGISDRVFQALLDDPAFDADFLETNTNKRVRLPRSNAEDF, encoded by the coding sequence ATGAAAGACTACTTTCCCGTACAAAGCGCATCCCTGCTGTACCGCGTAGCCCTACTGGTGAAAGAGGCGCGCCTGCGCATGGGGATACGACAGGCTGACCTTGCAGAACAAGCCGGGATCTCCCTTCGTGCGATTCGGCATATCGAGGCTGGGAAAGCGGAGGGCGTTTCATTACGCGATTTCATGCTGGCGCTGTTTACCGTAGGGATTTCTGACAGGGTGTTCCAAGCACTGCTGGATGACCCCGCATTCGATGCCGATTTTCTGGAAACCAATACCAACAAGCGTGTACGACTACCGCGTAGCAATGCAGAGGACTTCTGA
- a CDS encoding acyl-CoA dehydrogenase family protein: MEFAFSDEQEMIRESAESFLADVSHSAAVRAAMATELGHDPELWQRLCGEMVWPAIHIPEQYGGLGLGFVELAILLEQMGRRLFCSPFFASACLATPALLLGGSDAQKSRWLPQLAEGSLTATLAYASNNRTGLDAVQACVKEEGEGFILDGSLRQVVDGHSAGLLIVAARGSEGIGLFAIPAETPGISRRLVPTLDQTRKLAEVELNHVYVGTDARLGAPGQGGELLEKVLQLACVAQAAEQTGGAQQALDLTLAYTAERQQFGRAIASFQAIKHRAADMMLEVECARSAAYYAACVAEEVLVPSGDAAVAAELPLASALAKSRCSEAFFHCAAESIQLHGGVGFTWEYDPHLYFKRARASEALFGAPSWHRERIAVALLGEYA; the protein is encoded by the coding sequence ATGGAATTCGCGTTCAGCGATGAGCAGGAGATGATCCGCGAGTCCGCCGAGAGCTTTCTCGCGGATGTTTCCCATTCCGCCGCCGTGCGTGCGGCCATGGCCACCGAGTTGGGCCATGACCCCGAACTCTGGCAGCGCCTGTGCGGCGAGATGGTCTGGCCGGCCATCCACATCCCCGAGCAATACGGCGGCCTTGGCCTGGGCTTCGTCGAACTGGCGATCCTGCTGGAGCAGATGGGCCGGCGACTGTTCTGTTCGCCCTTCTTCGCCAGCGCTTGCCTGGCGACTCCCGCGCTGCTGCTGGGCGGGAGCGACGCACAGAAGTCCCGCTGGCTACCGCAACTGGCCGAAGGCAGCCTGACCGCCACCCTTGCCTACGCCAGCAACAACCGAACTGGCCTGGACGCCGTGCAGGCCTGCGTGAAGGAAGAGGGTGAGGGTTTCATACTCGACGGCAGCCTGCGCCAGGTGGTGGACGGCCATAGCGCCGGCTTGCTGATCGTGGCGGCTCGCGGTAGCGAGGGCATCGGCCTGTTCGCCATTCCGGCCGAGACCCCCGGCATCAGCCGCAGGCTGGTTCCGACGCTGGACCAGACGCGCAAGCTGGCCGAGGTCGAACTCAACCATGTTTACGTCGGTACTGATGCCCGTCTGGGAGCGCCAGGGCAGGGCGGCGAGTTGTTGGAGAAAGTCCTGCAACTGGCCTGCGTGGCCCAGGCCGCCGAGCAGACCGGAGGCGCCCAGCAGGCCCTGGACCTGACCCTGGCCTACACCGCCGAACGGCAGCAGTTCGGTCGCGCCATCGCCAGCTTCCAGGCCATCAAGCACCGCGCCGCCGACATGATGCTGGAGGTGGAGTGCGCGCGTTCGGCGGCGTACTACGCCGCTTGCGTGGCCGAAGAGGTCCTGGTGCCCAGCGGCGATGCGGCTGTCGCCGCCGAACTGCCCCTGGCCTCTGCCCTCGCCAAGTCGCGTTGCTCGGAGGCCTTCTTCCATTGCGCGGCGGAGTCCATCCAGCTGCATGGCGGCGTGGGGTTTACCTGGGAATACGACCCGCACCTCTACTTCAAGCGCGCACGGGCCAGCGAGGCCCTGTTCGGCGCGCCGTCCTGGCACCGCGAGCGCATCGCCGTGGCGCTTCTGGGGGAATACGCATGA
- a CDS encoding acyl-CoA dehydrogenase family protein: MKISFSAADEAFRREVAGWLADNLCGEFEVLRFRGGPGDEHSFPEERKAWERKLAAGGWTCVGWAPEHGGRGLSISQQVIFHEEYARVGGPGRMGHIGEGLAGPTIAAFGTEEQKRRLLPGIVAGTEFWCQGYSEPGAGSDLANVKTRAVLENGQWRISGQKVWTSLAHESQWCFVIARTEAGSVGHQGLSFLLVPMNQPGVTVRPIEQLTGTSEFNEVFFDDAVTDADNILGAPGDGWKIAMALLGFERGVSTLGQQMLFQNELDEIIRIARSNGAARDPLLRQRIAEAWGGLRVLRYNSLRMLSGTQDGSLRREAMIYKLCWANWHVELGKLAMDVLGPDAELLEGGPYELGRLQSMFLFSRSDSIYGGTNEIQRNIIAERALGMPREPRVRA, encoded by the coding sequence ATGAAGATCAGTTTCAGTGCGGCGGACGAAGCGTTCCGTCGCGAGGTCGCCGGCTGGCTGGCGGACAACCTGTGCGGCGAATTCGAAGTGCTGCGCTTTCGCGGCGGTCCGGGGGACGAGCACAGCTTCCCCGAGGAGCGCAAGGCCTGGGAACGCAAGCTGGCCGCAGGCGGCTGGACCTGCGTGGGCTGGGCGCCGGAGCACGGCGGGCGCGGCCTGTCCATCAGCCAGCAGGTGATCTTTCACGAGGAATACGCCCGCGTCGGCGGCCCCGGCCGCATGGGCCACATCGGCGAAGGCCTGGCCGGCCCGACTATCGCTGCCTTCGGCACGGAAGAGCAGAAGCGCCGCCTGCTGCCGGGCATAGTCGCGGGCACTGAATTCTGGTGTCAGGGCTACTCCGAACCGGGGGCTGGCTCTGACCTGGCCAACGTGAAGACCCGCGCTGTGCTGGAGAACGGCCAGTGGCGCATCAGTGGGCAGAAGGTCTGGACTTCGCTGGCCCATGAATCGCAATGGTGCTTCGTCATCGCCCGCACCGAAGCGGGCAGCGTGGGCCACCAGGGGCTGTCGTTCCTGCTGGTGCCAATGAATCAGCCGGGCGTCACCGTCCGGCCCATCGAGCAGCTCACCGGTACCTCCGAGTTCAATGAGGTGTTCTTCGACGACGCCGTGACTGATGCCGACAACATCCTTGGCGCGCCGGGCGATGGCTGGAAGATCGCCATGGCGCTGCTCGGTTTCGAGCGCGGTGTGTCCACCCTCGGCCAGCAGATGCTGTTCCAGAACGAGCTGGACGAGATCATCCGCATTGCCCGTAGCAATGGTGCTGCCCGCGACCCCTTGCTGCGCCAGCGAATCGCCGAAGCCTGGGGCGGATTGCGCGTCCTGCGCTACAACTCCCTGCGCATGCTCTCCGGGACCCAGGACGGCTCGCTTCGCCGCGAAGCGATGATCTACAAGCTGTGCTGGGCCAACTGGCACGTCGAACTGGGCAAGCTGGCCATGGACGTGCTCGGCCCGGATGCCGAACTGCTGGAGGGCGGGCCGTATGAACTGGGCCGCCTGCAGTCGATGTTCCTTTTCAGCCGCTCCGATTCCATCTACGGCGGCACCAACGAAATCCAACGCAACATCATTGCCGAACGCGCGCTGGGCATGCCCCGCGAGCCGCGCGTGCGCGCCTGA
- a CDS encoding SDR family oxidoreductase, protein MSIPTYVPGHGLLRGKSVLITAAAGAGIGFSTALRAAEEGCRALMISDLHEGRLQEAVTKIREATGLDQIHGQVCNVTIEEQVQALVVAAERELDGVDVLINNAGLGGSRLLVEMSDEEWNRVLDVTLTGTMRMTRAMLPKMIERQRGVIVNNASVLGWRAQKEQSHYAAAKAGVMALTRCAAVEAAEHGIRINAVSPSIALHDFLKKSAPKELLDQLASREAFGRAAEVWEVANVMMFLASDYSSYMTGEVLSVSSQRA, encoded by the coding sequence ATGAGCATTCCCACCTACGTTCCCGGCCACGGCCTGCTGCGCGGCAAGTCGGTGCTGATTACCGCCGCCGCCGGTGCCGGCATCGGCTTTTCCACCGCCCTGCGCGCCGCCGAGGAAGGCTGCCGCGCGCTGATGATCAGCGACCTTCATGAAGGCCGCCTGCAGGAAGCCGTTACGAAGATCCGCGAGGCCACTGGCCTCGACCAGATCCATGGCCAGGTCTGCAACGTCACCATTGAGGAGCAGGTGCAGGCCCTGGTGGTGGCCGCCGAGCGCGAACTGGACGGCGTCGATGTACTGATCAACAACGCGGGCCTGGGCGGCTCGCGCCTGCTGGTGGAGATGAGCGACGAGGAATGGAATCGCGTCCTCGACGTGACCCTCACCGGCACCATGCGCATGACCCGCGCCATGCTTCCGAAAATGATCGAGCGCCAACGCGGCGTGATCGTCAACAACGCCTCCGTACTCGGCTGGCGCGCGCAGAAGGAACAGAGCCACTACGCCGCGGCCAAGGCCGGCGTGATGGCCCTGACCCGTTGTGCTGCGGTGGAAGCGGCCGAGCACGGCATCCGCATCAACGCCGTCAGCCCGAGCATCGCCCTGCATGACTTCCTGAAGAAATCGGCACCCAAGGAGTTGTTGGACCAGCTCGCCTCCCGCGAGGCCTTCGGCCGCGCTGCGGAAGTCTGGGAAGTGGCCAACGTGATGATGTTCCTGGCCAGCGACTACAGCTCCTACATGACCGGCGAAGTGCTGTCGGTTTCCAGCCAGAGGGCCTGA
- a CDS encoding MaoC family dehydratase, protein MTAIFETPAALLERVGEHLGRSDWISVEQSRIDQFAEATGDHQWIHVEPARAASGPFGACIAHGYLTLALVNLFLPQIVEVRGISMGVNYGCEKVRFPNVVRAGSRVRGSAQLIAAEDVKGGIQATLRVSVEIEGEDRPGCVVDTISRYYPV, encoded by the coding sequence ATGACGGCGATCTTCGAAACCCCGGCCGCCTTGCTGGAGCGGGTCGGTGAACACCTGGGCCGGAGTGACTGGATCAGCGTCGAGCAATCGCGCATCGACCAGTTCGCCGAAGCCACCGGCGACCACCAGTGGATTCACGTCGAGCCGGCGCGTGCCGCCAGCGGCCCATTTGGTGCCTGCATCGCCCACGGCTACCTGACCCTCGCCCTGGTCAACCTCTTCCTGCCGCAGATAGTCGAGGTACGCGGCATCTCCATGGGGGTGAACTACGGCTGCGAAAAGGTGCGCTTTCCCAACGTGGTCCGCGCCGGCAGCCGCGTGCGCGGCAGCGCGCAGCTCATCGCCGCCGAGGACGTGAAGGGCGGCATCCAGGCCACCCTCCGCGTCAGTGTGGAGATCGAGGGTGAGGATCGGCCGGGCTGTGTGGTGGACACCATCAGCCGTTACTACCCCGTGTGA